The nucleotide sequence ATCATCATGGAGATATGCAGTTGTTACAGAACTAAAATAATCCAGTTTATTAATCAGTCCTCTGAGAGCATAAAATGCCTGTCTTTTGCGCAATCCGTCGGGACTGACCAAACCATCATGTTCCATTATATAGTATGTATAGAAGATTTTGCCGGTGCCGTTGTTAAAAGCCTTCACATAAGATCTTACCAGTTTCTTTGCCTGGCAATCCTCATCACTACATGAGTTTATTGTATTATTAAAGACTCTGAATTCAGTCATCCACGATTTCGATATTCCATAATTATTAAAGAAAGTACTCCAAACTTTTGCACCGGCGTCTCCCAGATTATCATATGCAGGATCATAATGCCAACTACCTATATTTATATTTGAGGCGTTGATTGACATGATAAAATCCCAGTAGGTCGTAATACTTGATATAGTTGTGGTACCACCGTTTAAAATCTGTGCTTCAGGGTCCGTTTCCTTAATAGCCATTGCTGTGGCTGAAAACAAGTCACTGTAATCAGTCTGGTTACCCCTGAAAAACACCATTGGTTGAACGCCGGTCTTATCAGATTGATAAGCAGTTTCCGGTTCATTTAATATTTCCCAATATTTAATCGGTTTTGTTAAACCGGGCATATCATTTTTGCCGTCTCCGTTATATCTGTCAACGAGCTCTCTGATAAACTTTATGTATGAGGTCATGTCGAGAGGTTTACAGCGCATTAGAGGTACGTCAAGTCCCCATCTGGAGCCTAAACACTTTATTGCATCGTATGAGTTTTGGTCCCACGAGGCGAAGGGCCATATTGTGGCCACTATGTTAATGTCACGCTCCTGTGTTCTTCTGACATAGTCATCCGGTATTGTAAAGTCATATACTCCCTGTACTCTTTCAATCGTCTCCCAAACAAACGGCCCGGGATGAGGTCTGTCATATTTAATGCCAAGCTCTGAAAATGGTTCAAAATAAGCTAAATTAGTTAGACTGTAGTACCATGATTTCTCACCTTCCTCTGTACCTACCAGCCCATAATAGTTACCTAGAAAGCCAAAATGGGAATCCGAGGTAAGTT is from Nitrospirae bacterium YQR-1 and encodes:
- a CDS encoding glycoside hydrolase family 44 protein, with the protein product MTFINFCRLSTTIAFFSAIRYRFFCHTGFAIFILFTLLSCGTKTSTDSVSETSASSGSVSETSASGGSVSGGGSSTSVGTATSTKQLTSDSHFGFLGNYYGLVGTEEGEKSWYYSLTNLAYFEPFSELGIKYDRPHPGPFVWETIERVQGVYDFTIPDDYVRRTQERDINIVATIWPFASWDQNSYDAIKCLGSRWGLDVPLMRCKPLDMTSYIKFIRELVDRYNGDGKNDMPGLTKPIKYWEILNEPETAYQSDKTGVQPMVFFRGNQTDYSDLFSATAMAIKETDPEAQILNGGTTTISSITTYWDFIMSINASNINIGSWHYDPAYDNLGDAGAKVWSTFFNNYGISKSWMTEFRVFNNTINSCSDEDCQAKKLVRSYVKAFNNGTGKIFYTYYIMEHDGLVSPDGLRKRQAFYALRGLINKLDYFSSVTTAYLHDDANYFAYKFIVDNKAVYVLWSAQDNSTVSFMLDNTSASTVKVTTSVPADNSSITLESTTLNVDNSSVSITLSSTPVYIEE